A window of the Tiliqua scincoides isolate rTilSci1 chromosome 5, rTilSci1.hap2, whole genome shotgun sequence genome harbors these coding sequences:
- the EIF1 gene encoding eukaryotic translation initiation factor 1, which yields MSAIQNLHSFDPFADASKGDDLLPAGTEDYIHIRIQQRNGRKTLTTVQGIADDYDKKKLVKAFKKKFACNGTVIEHPEYGEVIQLQGDQRKNICQFLVEIGLAKDDQLKVHGF from the exons ATGTCCGCTATCCAGAACCTCCACTCCTTCG ACCCCTTTGCTGATGCAAGTAAGGGTGATGACTTACTTCCTGCTGGGACTGAGGACTACATCCATATAAGGATCCAGCAGAGAAACGGCAGAAAAACCCTCACCACAGTCCAGGGTATTGCCGATGATTATGATAAAAAGAAACTGGTGAAGGCCTTCAAGAAG AAGTTTGCCTGCAATGGTACTGTGATTGAGCACCCAGAGTATGGAGAAGTGATTCAGCTTCAAGGGGACCAGCGTAAGAACATATGCCAGTTTCTCGTTGAG ATTGGACTGGCTAAAGATGACCAGCTGAAGGTCCATGGGTTTTAA